TGCATTTCTACCCCAACAGTTGTTCGCTTCTACTCTTTGAAGTCTCACACCTATGTACATGTTCTCAGATTCCGGTCTGCTGTATATATAGTTCGTTGCAGCCCCCGGGTTGTGGCCGTAGCACTTGCAGCGCAAGTAAGTTCTTGGTTTTCTTATTTCGTAGTGTAAATGATATTGGCAAAGATGCACAAACTTGTATATATGTGTTCTTATATTTTTCTGCTACATTCCAGATCTACTGCTTTGATGCTGTAACTCTTGAGAACAAGTTCAGCGTCTTATCATATCCTTTACAAGGGGCACCTGGAGCAAACATTGGGTATGGTCCAATGTCTGTTGGCTCAAGATGGTTAGCTTATGCTCCCAATGGTCCTGTATTATCCAGCACTGGTCGTCTGAGCCCACAGAACCTCACACCTTCTCCAGGAGTGAGCCCATCTACTTCTCCTAGCAATGGAACCTTAGTTGCTAGATATGCAATGGAGTCCAGTAAGCAAATAGCTGCTGGTATAATCAATCTTGGTGATGTGGGGTACAAAACACTGTCAAAGTACTGCCAAGAACTGCTGCCTGATGGTTCTAATTCTCCTCTGTCATCAAGTCCAGGAAGGAGATCCGGCAAACTTCCCTCCACTGTGCATCCACTTGAAGCTGACAATGCGGGAACGGTTAGTTGAGGCTTGTCTATGCTTTCTTTTTTTATCTTTGACAAGTATAGCACATTAAAGAAAATATGTATTCTTTAATGCGTCAGTGTTTCAGATTAATGATATCTTATTGGACTTTTGCAGGTTATCATCAAGGATGTTACCTCCAAAGTTGTTATATCACAGTTTAGGGCTCACACCAGTCCTATATCTGCTCTTTGTTTTGATCCTAGTGGAACCCTTTTGGTCACAGCCTCTGTTCATGGCCACAACATAAATGTTTTCCGGATCATGCCAACCTGCATTGCTAATGGCTCAGGTTCAAAACGATATGATTGGGCATCATCTCATGTTCACCTTTACAAACTGTATCGTGGCATGACAGCAGCGGTATGGTTACACAGAAACTATCAAGTTCTGTTAAAAGAACCATGTCATTATTTTTAATTACCTTGTGTTTACTTGCAGGTCATACAGGACATATCTTTTAGTCATTTTAGCCAGTGGGTATCTATTGTTTCAGCACGAGGCACTTGCCATATTTTTACATTGTCTCCATTTGGGGGTGATTCAAGTTTGCAGCCACAGAATTCTCACAGTGACGGGCCGCCTCTTGCTCCATGTCAGTCAAGGCCATGGTGGTCAAAGCCATCATTTCTTATGGATCAACAGCTTCATCCTGTGCCATCAACTGTGACAAATTCGGTGGTCAGTAGGATAAAAAACAATGGTTCTAGTTGGCTAAATACAGTCAGCAACGTGGCTGCTTCTGCAAGTGGAAAACTATCAGTGCCATCTGGTGCTATAACTGCTATTTTTTACAATTCCATTTACAAAGGTTCTCTGCCGGCTCCGTCGAAGGCTAATGCTTTGGAGCATTTATTGGTGTATTCACCGTCTGGTCATGTTATTCAACATGAACTTCTGCCTTCTTCGGGTTCTGAATCCTCTGATAACAGCCCAACAGTTGGGCCTGGCAGCCATTTGCAGCTCCAAGATGATGAGTTGCATGTTACCGCTGAGCCAGTTCAATGGTGGGATGTTTGTCGTCGGACAAACTGGCCTGAAAGAGACCAGGACATTGCAAATGTTGTATTCCACAACCAACTAAACAGGATGATGACACCGGACACTTCTGACTGTGAGGATAGTGACCATTCTGATTTCACTCCATCAAATGATGGTGTATCCAGAAAAGAGGTTATGAAAGTTAAAGAAAGATCAAGCTGGTATCTCTCAAATGCAGAGGTTCAGATAAGCTCATGGCGGATTCCCATATGGGAGAAGTCTAAGGTTGGCCTGCAATGTCTTGATACCATCACTAAATTTTACAGAATGGATATTGAACAATCTTTCATGTATATGTAGATTTGCTTCTACGTGATGGATCATCCTGCTACAGAGTCAGGGGAAGCTGTTAGCGTTCATGGTGGGGAAATTGAGATTGAAAAGCTGGCTCTTCATGAGGTTGAACTCAGGAGGAGGGAACTGCTCCCTGTGTTTAAGCAGTTCCACTATCCTGAGCAAAATAGGTAATGCCAAATTATCATGAAAGAAAAATGTTATTCTAGTCTTTTCTGTTTGTTGTCTACTGTTCTATCTCTGTTAGTTGCTGGCTGCTTATGTTTTTTTTTCAGATAATATTTTTCCCACTATTTAATGATATCAAGGGGTTGAATTTCATACCAATTTAAATGCTGCTATGGTCAAATTATATGTTTAGAACATCTCTGCCGGTAATCGTGCTCTGTTTTGTTTTGTATTGCTGTTGTACAGTTGTACACCAAGCTATAGGCAAGTAGTGCAATGCACTTAATTTTCAGTATTATCGTCCAGTGTCTTGATCTATAGTCTGAGCATAGGATGTCAATTTTGTATTGCTAAATATGTTCATAAGTTTGTAAATATCAGCAATTTCTAGTTTGAAGATATCAATTTCTGTTTGTAAATTCATAAGTTATGTTAAATGATAATTCTTGAAAAGGTCATATGCTTCTGTAAACTGCCAAGAAGCTCCTGAAGCAATCACACTATTCTGTCACTGCCCAAAATTAGATAACCTGTAATGTCAGCGCTGACGTGTATTGTTACTCTCAAAAGTATTGATTCTACCTGTCTAACTGGCTTGTCTAGCACACATTTTAATGGAAAATTATAAAGTTGGACTCGCCCAAGTTTTCTTCCAAGCTTACAAAGGATTATGTTTATCTGTGTCACCAAGTCTTGTTTATACTTGTGAATTTTGGGCCCCTGTAACTAATCTACTAAATCAACTCAGGGATTTCCCCAAAATCTACCTAATGGATTATCTCATTTTTTTGCTCAAAAGGGGATCCTTTAGCAACATACACTTAAATTCTTTGAATTACTCTCTTGCAAAACTCTTTGTCTTCCCTCTTGTAAGTGTAGGATATAGTTTAATTTTCTATTGCTAAAGTGTAATTTTGCCAGATTTAGCAAGCCATAAGTGATGCCATTGTCGTTGATGAACTTAGTAGACCTTTGGTTAGATTATCACATTTCTCCTCTCAAATGCTTTTTTATTTGACATCATCATCTGCTTGAAGTTTGCATATGAACGTGTCATGCTTGTCGTTTTTCAGGGCATAGGTTTGCACTATCATATACTTTTTACACAACCAATGCAACTTTTGAGTTACCCAGGGAATATTTTATTTGTTACTAACTCATAGTCATAGTGCTGGAAATAAGTACCATGGAGATAAACAGGGCAAAGGAAATAAAGAATATATTGAGTTTTGTTACTTGGTGCTAAGTAGTCAAACCAAGTTTTGTTTTTCATCAGTTATTGACATGTGAAATAAATAATATATTGAAATGTGCAGCAACCTTGCAAGCCGACAATTTCAGAATGCATTATCCGCCATTGACAACACACAGTATAGCTCGGCAAAGGATAGTGATGCATATGGACCCAAACCAGTGCCTCATATATCTGGATTTTACACTGGTAAATATACGTTGTGAAATTTGAACTTACTGTTTATCTCCATTATAATTGTTTATTGAAAGAGATGCTTAATCTTGCAGATATGAGAAAAACAGAGAACATGAATGGTTTAGCTGGGCAGTTATTTTCTGGACCTATTCCTGCTGTGGATATGCTGCCAAAGGAAAAGTGCAATTCTATTGGATCTCCTGAAGCTAGAAATTTGACTGCCAATCACAAAGTAGATAATGGGAGCATTGGCTATGTGTCTACACCAAATGGAACAAATGCATCCACCATCATGCCTCAGTCTATAGAGGGTGTGGATTGTTTACCATCACACATCAGACCATTGAGCAACTATTCCCTCTTGGATGGACCTCTTGATAATGGATCACCTTCTCCCGCAAGTAACGAATCATGCGGGCCTGAAATAACCAATAATTCTCTAGTCAGCAATGGTGCCATTACTGATATCCCAAGTGGAGGTCACACGGGCGTCAATTCTGGACAGAATGAAACACCTGGTTCTCAGAACTCTGGAGAGTTTACCCAGTATTTCCAAGAGGGCTATTGTAAAATATCAGAACTCGATGACTGCCGTGAGTTAACTGAAGCTGTTACTGATGCTGACAGCAGCAGCAGCCACTGTGAGAGAGAGAAGCCCGAGGAAGATGGGGACAACGATGACATGCTTGGAGGGGTTTTCGCCTTCAGTGAAGAAGGTAATACACAACGCAAGTGATGATAGAAAGGTCATCATTGAACTTAATTGTTGGTGATTGTACTTTTGTGTTTGCGCTGATCTCTGTTCTGTCTTTGTGGCAGGTTGAACTTACTATACTGCTTTACTTGGGATAGATAATGGTAAACAGTTGCCACACCATTCAGTGTGCAATATTATGTAGAAAATGGTGGAATTCTAGTAGGCTTCCGTGGAATAAAGTTGTGCCGCGTCGATAATCTAATGTTTGGTACATATTTGGAAGGTGAAGTTTGCGCTCCATGTTTATTTGCCGGAAGAGTTCACTCTGGAGTTTGAGTCGAAGATCCCTCCAGGCAATTTACTAATCCACGGAAGGAAGGGAGTTTGGTGTTTGTCGAGAAGCTGCCACTGCCTGCCGCGACACTTGGCCcgccctttttctgtttgctttgtACATACTGTAAGACCCATTTGTTTCGTGAGATACACTTCTGGGACATTTGGATGGTCTGAAACCCTGGCGAGCCATATTTGTTGACTGCTTCCTGCCAGGGCCTGTGAATGTTCCATGTTTATTTGTACATACTTTCATGTTTTATTAAGAGAAAGGAATGCTGGCAACGATTAATGTGACATAACTGTATAAACATTCAGTGAAAGATTTCTGTTTACGAAGTCGCTATGTTCTGCTCTTCCTTTCTGTCTGTGTTGCATGCTCAGTAATTGACTGCTGCTATGATGAATTACAAGTGGCTTCTAGTGTTGGAAGATAATTAGTCACAGCATTTTCTGTATGTTCGCAAGGACACTTGCTACGGAAATTACATGTGTGGGATGTGTCTATTTAGCAAGTCTGGTGTGAATTTGGGGCAGGCTTTCAGGGTATATTCCCACGTGGAACCACCTTGTTCCGTTTCACTCACTCTTCCCGATAATCGGTTGTCGGGCCTCTTTTAATAAATTACTCTTCCCGATAATCGGTTGTCGGGCCTCTTTTAATAAATTAGAACAACGCCCGCCAGTTGCAATGGCATATAAATATTCTACTACGTTAGCTTGTGATTTACATGCTAATAAtaatgcgattgtgtaaataaatgtatCAATCTGACTGTGAATTACCTTATACTTCCTTTGTCCTAAAATTCTtgttttagatttgtctaaatatggatgtatcaagtcatgttttaatattagatacatccgtgtctagacaaatctaagataagAATTTTGAGACGAAGGGCGTATTTTGATTAAaaatttggtaagtaaattaaaataaaattggttcagaaggtaagtaaattaagttgattgattatcatatagagtacatggaagattggacgaatgggtggtgggaagaaaggtgaaatgaaaatcttacattctttttaagtagtGGAGATAGCAAAGAAAAGATAGAGATTTGAGGTATGTAGGTGTAATACTTTCTCCCTCTCCAACAATCCATTCCCCAATACCGATTTTGACATGTGGCCCCACTTGTCAATAAcatctctctctcttcctctcttctTGGATGGTGGCGCAACAATTGGTGGTGGTTTGATAGCGGCATGGTGGTTCGGCGGGGTGGCAGTGAATGACGATtagacctggccatgggcagcccgccctggccggcccggcccgacccggcccgaaaaagcccAACCCGGCCCGGCCCAATGCTGCTctcaggccgggctcgggcctagattttgagcccggtggcctggccgggccgggcccgggcccatCATTTTTGCCGTTTTCTGAAGGGGCCCGGCGGGCTTTTGCATGTTTGGGCCAGGCTTGGGCCCAAAAActaggcccgatggccgggccgggccgggttcGGGCCCAGGTTTTTTGGCTCGGGCTTGGTTAAGCC
The sequence above is a segment of the Triticum dicoccoides isolate Atlit2015 ecotype Zavitan chromosome 1A, WEW_v2.0, whole genome shotgun sequence genome. Coding sequences within it:
- the LOC119278876 gene encoding autophagy-related protein 18h-like, with translation MKQGKGGRNGLLPSSLRIISSCLKTVSSNAGSVASTVRSAGASVAASIAPQAEDEKDQVLWAGFDKLELRASSFKHVLLVGYSNGFQVLDVEDAANVCELVSKRDGPVTFLQMQPTPLYSEETEGFRASHPMLLVVAGDETNGLGMVQGGRLSALIRDTSTEPQSGNCISTPTVVRFYSLKSHTYVHVLRFRSAVYIVRCSPRVVAVALAAQIYCFDAVTLENKFSVLSYPLQGAPGANIGYGPMSVGSRWLAYAPNGPVLSSTGRLSPQNLTPSPGVSPSTSPSNGTLVARYAMESSKQIAAGIINLGDVGYKTLSKYCQELLPDGSNSPLSSSPGRRSGKLPSTVHPLEADNAGTVIIKDVTSKVVISQFRAHTSPISALCFDPSGTLLVTASVHGHNINVFRIMPTCIANGSGSKRYDWASSHVHLYKLYRGMTAAVIQDISFSHFSQWVSIVSARGTCHIFTLSPFGGDSSLQPQNSHSDGPPLAPCQSRPWWSKPSFLMDQQLHPVPSTVTNSVVSRIKNNGSSWLNTVSNVAASASGKLSVPSGAITAIFYNSIYKGSLPAPSKANALEHLLVYSPSGHVIQHELLPSSGSESSDNSPTVGPGSHLQLQDDELHVTAEPVQWWDVCRRTNWPERDQDIANVVFHNQLNRMMTPDTSDCEDSDHSDFTPSNDGVSRKEVMKVKERSSWYLSNAEVQISSWRIPIWEKSKICFYVMDHPATESGEAVSVHGGEIEIEKLALHEVELRRRELLPVFKQFHYPEQNSNLASRQFQNALSAIDNTQYSSAKDSDAYGPKPVPHISGFYTDMRKTENMNGLAGQLFSGPIPAVDMLPKEKCNSIGSPEARNLTANHKVDNGSIGYVSTPNGTNASTIMPQSIEGVDCLPSHIRPLSNYSLLDGPLDNGSPSPASNESCGPEITNNSLVSNGAITDIPSGGHTGVNSGQNETPGSQNSGEFTQYFQEGYCKISELDDCRELTEAVTDADSSSSHCEREKPEEDGDNDDMLGGVFAFSEEG